The following are encoded in a window of Flavobacterium cupriresistens genomic DNA:
- the ruvB gene encoding Holliday junction branch migration DNA helicase RuvB — MNENLDPTTKGYNPEELDLEKRLRPLSFDDFAGQDQVLENLKVFVAAANQRGEALDHALFHGPPGLGKTTLANILANELQVGIKITSGPVLDKPGDLAGLLTNLDERDVLFIDEIHRLSPIVEEYLYSAMEDFKIDIMIESGPNARTVQINLNPFTLIGATTRSGLLTAPMRARFGISSRLQYYTTELLTTIVERSASILKMPISLEAAIEIAGRSRGTPRIANALLRRVRDFAQIKGNGTIDIEIARYALKALHVDAHGLDEMDNKILLTIINKFKGGPVGLSTLATAVSESSETIEEVYEPFLIQEGFIMRTPRGREVTDKAYKHLGKINTNIQGGLF, encoded by the coding sequence ATGAATGAAAACCTAGATCCTACCACAAAAGGATACAACCCGGAAGAGCTAGATCTTGAAAAAAGATTGCGTCCCCTGTCATTTGATGATTTTGCCGGACAAGACCAAGTTTTAGAAAACTTAAAGGTTTTTGTTGCAGCAGCCAATCAACGTGGCGAGGCTTTAGATCACGCCTTGTTTCATGGTCCTCCCGGACTTGGTAAAACAACATTGGCTAATATTTTGGCTAATGAACTTCAGGTTGGAATAAAAATCACCTCGGGTCCCGTTTTAGATAAACCCGGAGACTTAGCCGGTTTGCTGACTAATCTTGATGAAAGAGATGTTTTGTTCATTGATGAAATCCATCGTCTGAGCCCAATTGTCGAAGAATATTTGTATTCGGCAATGGAAGATTTTAAAATTGATATTATGATTGAATCTGGTCCAAATGCCAGAACCGTTCAGATCAATTTGAATCCTTTTACTTTAATTGGAGCCACAACGCGATCCGGATTACTGACAGCACCGATGCGTGCACGTTTCGGAATCTCCTCTCGTTTACAATATTATACTACCGAACTTTTAACGACTATTGTCGAGCGAAGTGCTTCTATATTAAAAATGCCGATTTCACTTGAAGCTGCTATAGAAATTGCCGGACGCAGTAGAGGGACACCTCGTATTGCAAATGCGTTACTGCGCCGGGTTCGTGATTTTGCACAAATAAAAGGGAATGGAACTATTGACATAGAGATTGCACGATATGCTTTGAAAGCATTACATGTCGATGCCCACGGTCTTGATGAAATGGATAATAAAATTTTACTGACTATCATTAATAAATTTAAAGGAGGTCCGGTTGGTTTGTCTACTTTGGCAACAGCAGTATCTGAAAGTAGTGAAACGATAGAAGAAGTATACGAACCTTTCCTGATTCAGGAAGGTTTTATTATGCGTACGCCACGTGGAAGAGAAGTCACAGATAAAGCGTATAAACATCTAGGTAAAATCAATACAAATATTCAGGGCGGATTATTTTAA
- a CDS encoding cytochrome c oxidase subunit II, whose product MTSLLVIIVLVLLAVALWQLTRIFDLTQVGASSDDSQVASDNDNNIQGYIMFGFLAFIYIFTIYGLLKWGNLALHTPASEHGILVDSLMNITWVLIFIVQAITQGLLYWFSFKNRGHKDRKALFFADSNKLEAMWSIIPSVVLACLILYGLYAWNNIMFVDKDEDVIEIELYAQQFKWTARYAGNDNTLGKANVRLIEGINTLGVDMSDKNSEDDIIVSELHIPKGKKVHFKMRSQDVLHSAYMPHFRAQMNCVPGMVTEFAFVPTYTTAEYRELPFMVEKVAHINKLRAEKSLELVAKGGTALDPYTFDYLLLCNKICGASHYNMQMKVVVDTPEDYKKWLSEKTTLSQDIKAAAAAEKPAEGAKANTTDSTAKDTVKAVIDTVKAVIAKVATK is encoded by the coding sequence ATGACAAGTTTGTTGGTAATTATAGTTTTAGTTTTATTAGCAGTTGCATTATGGCAATTGACCAGAATATTTGATCTTACTCAAGTAGGAGCTTCTTCTGACGATTCTCAGGTTGCATCTGATAATGATAATAATATTCAAGGATATATTATGTTTGGCTTTTTAGCTTTCATCTATATATTTACGATATACGGTTTACTAAAATGGGGTAATTTAGCACTTCATACACCTGCTTCTGAGCATGGTATTTTAGTAGATAGTTTAATGAACATTACTTGGGTTTTAATTTTTATAGTTCAGGCTATTACACAAGGTTTATTATACTGGTTTTCTTTTAAAAACAGAGGACATAAAGATAGAAAAGCATTGTTTTTTGCTGACAGTAACAAATTAGAGGCAATGTGGAGTATTATTCCATCTGTAGTTTTAGCTTGTTTAATCCTTTACGGATTGTATGCTTGGAACAACATTATGTTTGTTGATAAAGATGAAGATGTTATTGAAATTGAATTATATGCTCAACAGTTTAAATGGACAGCAAGATATGCCGGAAACGATAATACTTTAGGAAAAGCAAACGTTCGTTTGATCGAAGGTATTAATACTTTAGGTGTTGATATGTCAGATAAAAATTCTGAAGATGATATTATTGTAAGTGAATTGCATATTCCAAAAGGTAAAAAAGTACATTTCAAAATGCGTTCACAAGACGTATTACACTCCGCTTACATGCCTCACTTTAGAGCGCAGATGAACTGTGTACCGGGAATGGTTACTGAATTTGCATTCGTTCCTACTTATACTACTGCTGAATACAGAGAGTTGCCATTTATGGTTGAAAAAGTAGCACACATCAACAAACTTAGAGCTGAAAAAAGCCTTGAGTTAGTTGCTAAAGGTGGTACCGCTCTAGATCCTTATACATTTGATTATTTATTATTGTGTAATAAAATTTGTGGAGCTTCACACTACAACATGCAAATGAAAGTGGTAGTTGATACTCCTGAAGATTATAAAAAATGGTTAAGCGAAAAAACAACTTTATCTCAGGATATTAAAGCGGCTGCCGCTGCTGAAAAACCTGCGGAAGGTGCTAAAGCAAACACTACAGATAGTACAGCAAAAGATACAGTAAAAGCAGTTATTGATACTGTAAAAGCGGTTATTGCTAAAGTGGCTACGAAATAA
- a CDS encoding quinol:cytochrome C oxidoreductase, with translation MYTFSSKLKTFSIILMAVGLLGIGYGFLSAPKDIQEVEKILAADAHGSHGAAHAEAPAASHEAAGHEATAASHDSHEGTAHVETPAASPEVAGHEATEAAHDAHADTAHAEALVASPEVAKASHDSHEGGEHAKVDGAGEHEKHLKHVLHQLQNKPWSALYVAAIFFLLLSMGVLAFYAIQQVAQAGWSPVLFRVMQGITAYLPVGSVVFFIILVLCGLHFNHIFVWLGEGVTDPKSENYDAIIAGKAGYLNFPFWIVRAGIFLLGWNLYRYYSRKNCLAQDEANDDLYYKKNFNYSAGFLVFFIVSESIMSWDWIMSFDPHWFSTLFGWYVFASFFVSGITTIALVTIYLKSKGYLEFVNTSHIHDLAKFMFGISVFWTYLWFSQFMLIWYANIPEEVTYFVTRIQLYNLPFFGAVVMNFVFPLLILINTDFKRLSWVIVMAGVVILLGHYLDFFNMIMPGTVGDKWFIGVSEIASILFFLGLFIFAVFTALTKSPLLAKRNPFIEESKHFHY, from the coding sequence ATGTATACATTTTCAAGTAAATTAAAAACTTTTTCTATCATCCTAATGGCCGTTGGTTTATTAGGGATTGGGTATGGTTTTTTAAGTGCGCCTAAAGATATTCAAGAAGTTGAAAAAATACTAGCTGCAGATGCACATGGTTCTCATGGTGCTGCACATGCAGAAGCTCCGGCAGCTTCTCATGAGGCTGCAGGTCACGAAGCTACAGCAGCTTCACATGATTCACACGAAGGTACAGCACACGTAGAAACTCCCGCAGCTTCTCCTGAAGTTGCAGGTCATGAAGCTACAGAAGCAGCACATGATGCTCACGCAGATACTGCACACGCAGAAGCTCTAGTAGCTTCTCCTGAAGTTGCAAAAGCTTCACATGATTCACACGAAGGTGGGGAGCATGCTAAAGTTGATGGTGCCGGTGAGCATGAAAAACATTTAAAACACGTATTGCACCAATTGCAAAACAAACCTTGGTCAGCATTATATGTTGCGGCTATTTTCTTCTTGTTGCTTTCTATGGGAGTTTTAGCATTTTATGCTATCCAACAAGTGGCACAAGCAGGATGGTCTCCGGTTTTATTCAGAGTTATGCAAGGAATAACAGCTTACTTACCTGTAGGTTCTGTAGTTTTCTTTATAATTTTAGTTTTATGCGGACTTCACTTTAATCATATTTTCGTATGGTTAGGAGAAGGAGTAACGGATCCTAAGAGCGAGAATTACGATGCTATTATAGCAGGTAAAGCAGGTTATTTAAACTTTCCTTTCTGGATCGTTAGAGCAGGTATCTTTTTATTAGGATGGAACTTATACCGTTACTATTCTAGAAAAAACTGTTTAGCTCAAGACGAAGCCAATGATGATTTGTACTACAAAAAGAATTTCAACTATTCTGCGGGATTTTTAGTTTTCTTTATCGTATCTGAGTCTATCATGTCTTGGGATTGGATTATGTCATTTGACCCACACTGGTTCAGTACTTTGTTTGGTTGGTATGTATTCGCTTCTTTCTTTGTAAGTGGTATTACTACAATCGCTTTAGTTACTATATACTTAAAATCTAAAGGATACTTAGAATTTGTAAATACAAGTCACATTCACGATTTAGCTAAATTTATGTTTGGTATCAGTGTATTCTGGACCTACTTATGGTTCTCTCAATTCATGTTGATCTGGTACGCTAATATTCCTGAAGAGGTAACGTATTTCGTAACAAGAATCCAATTATACAACCTTCCTTTCTTTGGAGCTGTTGTTATGAACTTTGTTTTCCCATTGTTAATATTAATTAATACTGATTTCAAACGTCTAAGCTGGGTTATCGTAATGGCTGGTGTTGTAATCTTATTAGGTCACTACCTTGATTTCTTTAATATGATTATGCCTGGTACTGTTGGAGATAAATGGTTTATTGGAGTTTCTGAAATTGCATCTATTCTTTTCTTCTTAGGTTTGTTTATTTTTGCTGTATTTACTGCATTGACTAAATCTCCTTTGTTAGCAAAAAGAAATCCTTTCATAGAAGAAAGTAAACATTTTCATTATTAA
- a CDS encoding alpha/beta fold hydrolase produces MKTKSILLIVCMLLISKTVFSQTAFKVEVKGKGAPVLLFPGFGCTGEVWKETVAELSKTNECHIFTFAGFGNVPPIETPWLSTIKNEVVSYVKTNKLKKATLIGHSLGGTLSLWLAAEETNLFKEVIIVDALPASAALMIPNYKGDVIPYNNPQSKMMLAMDQNAFKAMNAQSTPYMCLNKEKQKTINEWMNVADRKTFVYGYIDMLNLDLRKEIAKIKIPVVILAATNPDLSTVQKTYTAQYENLPSVKIYYAEKAAHFVMYDQPEWYMEKIKSEIK; encoded by the coding sequence ATGAAAACTAAATCAATTTTACTTATCGTATGCATGCTTCTTATTTCTAAAACTGTTTTTTCTCAAACTGCCTTTAAGGTAGAAGTAAAAGGGAAAGGAGCCCCTGTTTTATTGTTCCCTGGTTTTGGTTGTACGGGAGAAGTTTGGAAGGAGACGGTAGCTGAACTTTCTAAAACCAACGAATGTCACATATTTACTTTTGCGGGATTTGGTAATGTTCCTCCAATAGAGACCCCTTGGCTCTCTACGATAAAAAACGAAGTTGTATCTTATGTAAAAACCAACAAACTAAAAAAAGCCACCTTAATAGGTCATAGTTTGGGAGGAACTTTAAGTTTGTGGTTAGCAGCAGAAGAAACGAATCTGTTCAAAGAAGTAATTATTGTCGATGCTTTACCTGCAAGTGCGGCATTGATGATTCCGAATTACAAAGGAGATGTGATTCCTTATAACAATCCACAAAGCAAAATGATGTTGGCTATGGATCAAAATGCGTTTAAAGCGATGAATGCGCAGTCGACTCCATACATGTGTCTAAACAAAGAAAAGCAAAAAACAATCAACGAATGGATGAATGTTGCCGATAGAAAAACTTTTGTGTACGGTTACATTGATATGCTTAATTTAGATTTGAGAAAAGAAATTGCCAAAATAAAAATTCCGGTTGTAATTTTAGCTGCCACAAATCCGGATCTTAGTACAGTTCAAAAAACGTATACAGCGCAGTATGAAAATCTGCCGTCTGTTAAAATTTATTATGCAGAAAAGGCGGCTCATTTTGTTATGTACGATCAGCCGGAGTGGTATATGGAAAAAATTAAATCAGAAATAAAATAA
- the nrfD gene encoding NrfD/PsrC family molybdoenzyme membrane anchor subunit: protein MSSHYEAPIRKPLVIGDKSYHDVTVDVAAPVEGKANKHWWIVFTIALTAFLWGLGCIIYTVSTGIGTWGLNKTVGWAWDITNFVWWVGIGHAGTLISAVLLLFRQRWRMAINRSAEAMTIFSVVQAGLFPIIHMGRPWLAYWVLPIPNQFGSLWVNFNSPLLWDVFAISTYLSVSLVFWWTGLLPDFAMLRDRAITPFHKRVYSILSFGWSGRAKDWQRFEEVSLVLAGLATPLVLSVHTIVSMDFATSVIPGWHTTIFPPYFVAGAVFSGFAMVNTLLIIMRKVSNLEAYITLQHIELMNIVIMITGSIVGVAYITELFVAWYSGVEYEQYAFLNRATGPYWWAYWSMMTCNVFSPQFMWFKKLRTSIMFSFIISIVVNIGMWFERFVIIVTSLHRDYLPSSWTMFSPTFVDIGIFIGTIGFFFVLFLLYSRTFPVIAQAEVKTILKGTGDNYIRERAANKDSHHE from the coding sequence ATGTCGTCTCATTACGAAGCACCCATTAGAAAACCTTTAGTTATAGGTGATAAATCTTATCACGATGTAACAGTAGATGTAGCTGCACCTGTTGAAGGTAAAGCAAATAAACATTGGTGGATTGTATTTACAATCGCATTAACGGCCTTCCTTTGGGGATTAGGTTGTATTATTTACACTGTATCTACCGGTATCGGAACATGGGGATTAAATAAAACAGTTGGTTGGGCCTGGGATATCACTAACTTCGTTTGGTGGGTTGGTATTGGTCACGCAGGAACATTGATTTCTGCCGTATTATTACTTTTCCGTCAGCGTTGGAGAATGGCGATTAACCGTTCTGCAGAAGCTATGACTATCTTCTCAGTAGTTCAGGCAGGTTTATTTCCAATTATTCACATGGGTCGTCCATGGTTAGCATACTGGGTTTTACCTATTCCAAATCAATTTGGATCATTATGGGTAAACTTTAACTCACCGCTACTTTGGGACGTATTCGCAATCTCAACGTACCTTTCGGTATCATTAGTATTCTGGTGGACTGGATTGTTACCTGACTTTGCAATGCTACGTGATAGAGCAATAACACCTTTCCATAAAAGAGTATATTCTATCCTAAGTTTTGGATGGAGTGGTAGAGCAAAAGACTGGCAACGTTTTGAAGAAGTATCTTTGGTACTTGCAGGATTAGCTACGCCACTTGTACTTTCTGTACACACTATTGTATCTATGGACTTTGCTACTTCTGTAATTCCAGGATGGCATACTACAATTTTCCCTCCATACTTCGTTGCTGGAGCGGTATTCTCAGGATTTGCAATGGTAAACACCTTGTTGATCATTATGAGAAAAGTTTCAAACTTGGAAGCTTATATTACACTTCAACATATCGAATTAATGAATATTGTAATCATGATTACAGGTTCTATCGTTGGGGTTGCTTACATCACTGAGTTATTTGTAGCTTGGTATTCAGGTGTAGAATATGAGCAATATGCGTTCTTAAACAGAGCTACCGGACCTTACTGGTGGGCATATTGGTCAATGATGACTTGTAACGTTTTCTCTCCGCAATTTATGTGGTTCAAAAAACTAAGAACAAGTATCATGTTTTCATTTATTATTTCGATTGTAGTAAACATCGGAATGTGGTTTGAAAGATTCGTAATTATTGTTACTTCTTTACATAGAGATTACCTTCCATCTTCTTGGACAATGTTCTCACCAACATTTGTTGATATTGGAATTTTCATCGGAACAATTGGTTTCTTCTTCGTATTGTTTTTATTATACTCTAGAACATTCCCTGTAATTGCTCAGGCAGAGGTGAAAACAATTTTGAAAGGAACAGGAGATAATTATATTAGAGAAAGAGCAGCAAATAAAGATTCACATCATGAGTAA
- a CDS encoding cytochrome c oxidase subunit I: MSAEAHDHGHEHDHEHEHHHKDTFITKYIFSIDHKMIAKQYLITGIIMGIIGIAMSLLFRMQLAWPEESFKIFNVLLGDKFAPDGVMANDIYLALVTIHGTIMVFFVLTAGLSGTFSNLLIPLQIGARDMASGFMNMISYWLFFLSAVIMLSSLFVEAGPASAGWTIYPPLSALPQAIPGSGTGMTLWLVSMAIFIASSLMGSLNYIVTVINLRTKGMSMTRLPLTIWTFFVTAIIGVISFPVLLSAALLLIFDRSFGTSFFLSDIYIAGEVLHYQGGSPVLFEHLFWFLGHPEVYIVILPAMGLVSEIMATNSRKPIFGYRAMIMSVLAIAFLSTIVWGHHMFISGMNPFLGSVFTFTTLLIAIPSAVKAFNWITTLWKGNLQFNPAMLFSIGMVSTFITGGLTGIILGDSTLDINVHDTYFVIAHFHLVMGISALYGMFAGIYHWFPKMYGRMLNKNLGYIHFWITAVCAYGVFFPMHFIGLAGLPRRYYTNTNFPLFDDLQNVNVLITTFALVGGVFQLVFLYNFFSSIFYGKKAVQNPWKSTTLEWTTPVEHIHGNWPGEIPHVYRWPYDYSNPNHDVDFVPQNVPMKEGEEVLHH, translated from the coding sequence ATGTCAGCAGAAGCACACGATCACGGACACGAACACGATCACGAGCACGAACATCACCATAAGGACACTTTCATTACCAAATATATATTTAGTATTGATCACAAAATGATTGCCAAACAATACTTGATTACAGGTATTATTATGGGGATTATCGGTATTGCAATGTCATTGCTTTTCAGAATGCAATTGGCTTGGCCGGAAGAGTCTTTTAAAATATTTAATGTTTTATTAGGAGATAAATTTGCACCGGACGGTGTAATGGCTAATGATATTTATTTGGCTTTAGTTACAATTCACGGTACCATCATGGTATTCTTTGTACTGACGGCAGGTTTGAGTGGAACGTTTAGTAACTTACTTATTCCGCTTCAAATTGGAGCAAGAGATATGGCTTCCGGATTTATGAATATGATTTCATACTGGTTGTTTTTCTTATCTGCTGTAATAATGTTGTCTTCTTTATTTGTTGAAGCTGGACCAGCTTCTGCAGGTTGGACAATTTACCCACCTTTAAGTGCTTTACCACAAGCGATCCCGGGATCAGGTACAGGTATGACTTTATGGTTAGTTTCAATGGCGATCTTCATTGCATCTTCTTTAATGGGATCTTTGAACTACATTGTAACGGTTATCAACTTAAGAACTAAAGGAATGTCTATGACAAGACTTCCTCTTACAATCTGGACATTTTTCGTAACAGCTATTATTGGTGTTATTTCATTCCCGGTATTGTTATCTGCAGCATTATTATTGATTTTTGATAGAAGTTTCGGAACTTCATTCTTCTTGTCTGATATTTATATCGCAGGAGAGGTTTTACATTACCAAGGAGGTTCTCCGGTTTTGTTTGAGCACTTATTCTGGTTCTTAGGACACCCTGAGGTATATATTGTAATTTTACCTGCAATGGGACTTGTTTCTGAAATTATGGCTACGAACTCTCGTAAACCAATCTTCGGATACAGAGCGATGATTATGTCAGTTCTTGCAATTGCCTTTTTATCTACAATTGTTTGGGGTCACCACATGTTTATTTCAGGTATGAATCCTTTCTTAGGATCTGTATTTACTTTTACTACTTTATTGATTGCAATTCCTTCTGCTGTAAAAGCATTTAACTGGATTACAACTTTATGGAAAGGTAACTTACAATTCAACCCTGCAATGTTATTCTCTATTGGAATGGTTTCTACTTTCATCACTGGAGGTTTAACTGGAATTATTTTAGGAGATAGTACTTTAGATATTAACGTTCACGATACATATTTTGTAATTGCTCACTTTCACTTAGTAATGGGTATCTCTGCACTTTACGGAATGTTTGCTGGTATTTACCACTGGTTCCCTAAAATGTACGGAAGAATGTTAAACAAAAACTTAGGTTATATTCACTTTTGGATTACAGCAGTTTGTGCTTACGGAGTATTCTTCCCAATGCACTTTATTGGATTAGCTGGTTTACCAAGACGTTATTATACCAATACAAACTTCCCATTATTTGACGATTTACAAAATGTGAATGTATTGATTACAACATTTGCTCTTGTTGGAGGAGTATTCCAATTAGTATTTTTATACAACTTCTTTAGCAGTATTTTCTACGGTAAGAAAGCAGTTCAGAATCCATGGAAATCTACAACATTAGAGTGGACTACTCCTGTAGAACACATCCACGGTAACTGGCCAGGAGAAATTCCTCATGTATACCGTTGGCCATATGACTACAGTAACCCGAATCACGATGTAGATTTTGTTCCTCAAAATGTACCAATGAAAGAAGGTGAAGAAGTTTTACACCACTAA
- a CDS encoding DUF3341 domain-containing protein, whose protein sequence is MSNKVIYAIYNDDDILMDAVKKTRAAHHHIEEVFTPFPVHGLDKAMGLAPTRLAICAFLYGCVGISVATTMMSYIMIHDWPQDIGGKPSFSFIQNMPAFVPIMFEMTVFFAAHLMVITFYMRSRLWPFKEAENPDVRTTDDHFLMEVAVNDNEAELVSFFEGTGAVEVKVIEKN, encoded by the coding sequence ATGAGTAATAAAGTAATATACGCCATTTATAATGACGATGATATTTTGATGGATGCAGTAAAGAAAACCAGAGCTGCACATCATCATATTGAAGAAGTTTTTACTCCATTCCCAGTTCACGGATTGGATAAAGCTATGGGATTAGCACCAACTAGATTAGCAATTTGTGCTTTCTTATACGGTTGTGTTGGTATCTCTGTTGCAACAACAATGATGAGTTATATTATGATTCATGACTGGCCACAAGATATTGGTGGAAAACCAAGTTTCAGTTTCATTCAAAATATGCCGGCATTTGTGCCTATTATGTTTGAGATGACTGTATTTTTTGCTGCCCACTTAATGGTTATTACTTTTTATATGAGAAGTAGATTATGGCCATTTAAAGAAGCTGAAAATCCTGATGTAAGAACAACAGATGACCATTTTTTAATGGAAGTTGCTGTAAACGATAACGAAGCAGAACTAGTTTCTTTTTTCGAAGGTACAGGAGCAGTTGAAGTTAAAGTAATTGAAAAGAATTAA
- a CDS encoding c-type cytochrome: MKRIYKITLLVGITILVSSCHNNSAPNYQYFPNMYESVAYEPYTEAKIFKGGKEGQLPVEGTINRGFEPYEYENSTAGYELAKANLKSPLTEAERSSEKGKELFEIYCISCHGATGNGKGKLVEREKFLGVPSYKDRVITEGSIFHVETYGLNAMGSHANQLSAHERWLVADYVLKLKSQL; encoded by the coding sequence ATGAAAAGGATATATAAAATAACACTTTTAGTTGGTATAACTATTTTAGTTTCATCATGCCACAATAATTCGGCACCAAACTATCAGTATTTCCCTAATATGTATGAGTCTGTGGCTTACGAGCCATATACAGAGGCAAAAATATTTAAAGGAGGAAAAGAAGGACAGCTTCCTGTAGAAGGAACTATCAATAGAGGTTTTGAACCTTACGAGTATGAGAATTCAACGGCTGGTTATGAATTGGCGAAAGCAAATTTAAAATCACCTTTGACTGAAGCAGAAAGAAGTTCTGAAAAAGGAAAAGAGCTTTTCGAAATTTACTGTATCAGTTGTCACGGTGCAACTGGAAACGGTAAAGGTAAATTGGTTGAAAGAGAAAAATTTCTTGGAGTACCTAGCTATAAAGACAGAGTTATCACAGAAGGAAGTATCTTTCACGTTGAAACTTATGGTTTAAATGCAATGGGTTCACATGCAAATCAATTAAGTGCCCACGAACGTTGGTTAGTTGCTGACTATGTTCTGAAACTAAAAAGCCAATTATAA
- a CDS encoding cytochrome P450 translates to MSEHTKYSYPEKLSILRFFLDAEGVRKNPIPFHKRYFDKFGDSFSIQIGRSQHIILSRDNEVAQYILQKNQKNYHKSRFQSVYLSKYLGKGLLTVDGDFWLKQRRLIQPAFHKQKMNQLVETMRQTIVSEMDGLAEEQKVDLFPIMSELAFNVVAKSLFQFSIAEEKLDRIKFIIEEVQNFLIKEIRLPHKAWWFSVSGQVKKHLELAEENNTIIQEIIEERVASKSEINDLLNMLLETRYEDSGEGMSTQQLIDEIKILFTAGHETTANALTFTLHLLGNNPDVQQKVLEEILKIEAETEDVVEQLQKMTYTNAVLNESMRLYPPAWITDRQNVEDDTLGGFNIKKGTLIGVSFYELHRNVKYWENPDDFNPERFLGEQKKQSMPYFYPFGAGPRMCIGAGFAIYEMCLAIAHIVKKYKITSVETTVQFNPLITLKPVGVEVVFSKR, encoded by the coding sequence ATGTCTGAGCATACAAAATACAGTTACCCGGAGAAACTTTCCATTCTCCGGTTCTTTTTAGATGCTGAAGGGGTTCGTAAGAATCCTATTCCGTTTCATAAAAGATACTTTGATAAGTTTGGTGATTCCTTTTCCATTCAAATTGGTCGTTCACAACATATCATTTTATCAAGAGATAATGAAGTTGCCCAATATATATTACAGAAAAATCAGAAGAATTACCATAAGTCAAGGTTTCAGTCTGTTTATCTTTCGAAGTATTTAGGGAAAGGACTTTTGACGGTTGATGGGGATTTTTGGTTAAAACAAAGAAGACTTATTCAACCTGCTTTTCACAAACAAAAAATGAATCAGCTTGTTGAGACCATGAGACAGACCATTGTTTCGGAGATGGACGGTCTGGCTGAAGAACAAAAAGTGGATCTTTTTCCGATAATGAGTGAGTTGGCATTTAATGTCGTGGCCAAATCATTATTCCAATTTTCAATTGCGGAAGAGAAATTAGATCGGATAAAATTTATTATTGAAGAAGTTCAAAACTTCCTCATCAAAGAAATTAGGCTTCCTCATAAAGCCTGGTGGTTTTCGGTTAGTGGTCAGGTAAAAAAACACCTGGAATTAGCAGAAGAGAATAATACAATTATTCAGGAAATTATCGAAGAAAGAGTGGCTTCTAAAAGCGAAATTAACGATTTGCTTAATATGCTTCTGGAAACACGTTATGAAGATAGCGGTGAAGGAATGTCTACTCAGCAATTGATAGATGAGATAAAGATTCTTTTTACGGCAGGACATGAAACGACAGCCAATGCTTTGACTTTTACATTACATCTTTTGGGTAATAATCCTGATGTACAGCAGAAAGTTTTGGAGGAGATTCTCAAAATCGAAGCTGAAACAGAAGATGTTGTCGAGCAGCTTCAGAAAATGACCTATACAAATGCCGTTTTAAACGAATCTATGCGACTGTATCCGCCAGCCTGGATTACAGACAGGCAAAATGTTGAAGACGATACTTTAGGGGGATTTAATATAAAAAAAGGAACCTTAATTGGAGTTTCTTTTTATGAGTTACATCGAAATGTGAAGTACTGGGAAAACCCCGATGACTTTAATCCCGAGCGATTTTTGGGAGAGCAGAAAAAGCAATCAATGCCTTATTTTTACCCTTTTGGTGCCGGACCCAGAATGTGTATTGGAGCGGGGTTTGCGATCTACGAAATGTGTTTGGCAATTGCTCATATCGTTAAAAAATACAAGATTACTTCCGTGGAAACTACGGTTCAGTTTAATCCGTTAATTACCTTAAAACCGGTGGGTGTAGAAGTTGTTTTTTCAAAGAGATAA
- a CDS encoding RNA polymerase sigma factor — protein sequence MVKKEQFNDIYNKHYAKVFRLCKGYFCGDIALASDATQEIFIKVWENLDTFRNESSISTWIYRIAVNTCLLYLRKSATRKEIRADILPQVVSESYSNEKEEQLQQMYQCIQKLEETNKMIILMTLDGIDYPEIAAVIGITEETLRVRIHRIKKSLTQCVQQ from the coding sequence GTGGTCAAAAAAGAGCAATTTAACGATATATACAACAAGCATTACGCTAAAGTATTTCGACTGTGCAAAGGTTATTTTTGCGGAGATATCGCATTGGCTTCTGATGCCACTCAGGAAATTTTTATTAAAGTTTGGGAGAATTTAGACACATTCCGAAATGAATCCAGCATTAGTACGTGGATTTATAGGATAGCGGTAAACACCTGTCTTCTTTATTTGCGAAAATCAGCTACGAGGAAGGAAATTCGAGCCGATATTTTGCCTCAGGTTGTTTCAGAAAGCTATTCGAATGAAAAAGAAGAGCAACTTCAACAAATGTATCAATGCATACAAAAGCTTGAAGAAACAAACAAAATGATTATTCTGATGACCTTAGACGGAATCGATTATCCGGAGATAGCAGCAGTAATCGGGATCACCGAGGAAACACTTCGAGTTAGAATTCATCGAATTAAAAAAAGTTTAACTCAATGCGTACAACAATGA